The Lycium barbarum isolate Lr01 chromosome 10, ASM1917538v2, whole genome shotgun sequence genome includes a region encoding these proteins:
- the LOC132613207 gene encoding uncharacterized protein LOC132613207 has translation MAGVLVGNATESAPAATGSTPLDSSSPFFLHPSDSPGMTLVNTTFDGRGFAGWRRALLIALSAKNKLGFINGSCKSPSVDSPSFSLWTRCNDMFTSWLLNSLSKEIAASVLYSKTAESLLTDLEDRFGQSNGAKLYHLQKEINDLVQGNSDIAGYFTKIKLLWDELDALYTTVTCACDCKCGGKTKMLKSHQDERLIQFLMGLNDTYGPVRSNILMISPLPNVNLAYSLLIQDEKQREIYVNSKFPGDSSSYLAVQLHSSTNKPQNYEYKGKRNNLICSHCKEPGHSIDKCYRIIGFPADFKFTKNQKFQVGIKSNAVLGTPNAQHTVFLEGEENPFTQEQISQLLQILKHTKVGNPGVNASMVECTGNPFTPDQISKLFQLLQLSSLGVSCSDVNVNMVHCAGNIFNDPVAYFTYMNTDSWIIDSWIIDSGASEHMSYDAKFFSSLKPLPSQFLHI, from the coding sequence ATGGCAGGTGTTCTTGTTGGAAATGCCACTGAATCCGCTCCCGCAGCTACTGGATCTACTCCTCTTGATTCCAGTAGTCCTTTCTTTCTCCATCCATCAGATTCACCTGGTATGACACTAGTCAATACCACCTTTGATGGTCGTGGCTTTGCAGGCTGGAGGAGAGCCCTTCTTATTGCACTCTCAGCTAAGAATAAACTTGGTTTCATCAATGGGAGCTGCAAATCACCATCTGTTGATTCTCCCTCTTTTTCACTTTGGACTCGATGCAATGATATGTTCACTTCTTGGTTGCTTAATTCCCTCTCCAAGGAGATAGCAGCCAGTGTGCTTTACTCAAAAACTGCTGAGAGCCTTTTGACAGATCTTGAAGATAGGTTTGGCCAATCCAATGGGGCCAAACTCTACCACTTGCAGAAGGAAATCAATGACTTAGTGCAAGGTAACAGTGATATAGCAGGTTATTTTACAAAGATAAAGCTATTATGGGATGAACTTGATGCATTATATACCACTGTGACATGTGCTTGTGACTGTAAATGTGGAGGAAAAACTAAAATGTTGAAGTCTCACCAGGATGAAAGGCTTATTCAGTTCTTAATGGGACTAAATGACACCTATGGCCCTGTGAGGAGCAACATACTCATGATCTCTCCTCTCCCCAATGTCAATCTTGCTTACTCTCTCTTGATTCAAGATGAGAAGCAAAGGGAAATCTATGTCAACTCTAAGTTTCCTGGAGATTCATCCTCTTACTTGGCAGTTCAGCTACACTCTTCAACTAATAAGCCTCAGAACTATGAGTATAAAGGAAAGAGGAACAACTTAATTTGCTCACATTGCAAGGAACCAGGACATTCTATTGATAAGTGCTATAGAATAATTGGGTTTCCTGCTGATTTTAAGTTCACCAAGAATCAGAAATTCCAAGTAGGAATTAAAAGCAATGCTGTGCTAGGAACCCCTAACGCACAACACACCGTGTTTCTTGAGGGAGAAGAAAACCCTTTTACTCAAGAGCAAATCAGTCAGCTGCTTCAAATTCTTAAACATACTAAAGTTGGCAATCCAGGGGTAAATGCTAGTATGGTTGAGTGTACTGGAAACCCCTTCACACCAGATCAGATTTCTAAGTTGTTCCAGCTTCTTCAGCTGAGTAGCCTGGGGGTTTCATGTTCAGATGTGAATGTTAATATGGTTCATTGTGCTGGTAATATTTTCAATGACCCAGTTGCTTATTTTACATATATGAACACTGATTCTTGGATCATTGACTCTTGGATCATTGACTCTGGTGCATCTGAGCACATGTCATATGATGCCAAATTTTTCTCTAGCCTTAAACCTTTGCCTTCTCAATTTCTACATATTTGA
- the LOC132613208 gene encoding F-box/FBD/LRR-repeat protein At1g13570-like, with translation MTPDRKGAVAVEGDAENRISALPRNVIHDILKLVPVHDAARTSSLSKNWRYIWAMLPSLVLDNHFCNKLALKSQSVLKETLDEILLQHLEDIVKFVLDISGTDLTSYADIDRWMRFVTRNNVKELILGMPDPSTYKLPSHVFNCPTLTNLKLFNCIVKPPNSFLGFLNLTTLRLEKITFVPTIKFCVINAPLLVSLDVTYCTGTQYLNIVVSSGLKHLSVSESHCNLDLNRFTTCKKLAHLSLVVASPISADERSTYEKLIFSLPTLQKLF, from the exons ATGACTCCAG ATCGTAAAGGAGCTGTTGCTGTTGAAGGGGATGCTGAAAATAGAATCAGTGCTCTACCGAGAAATGTTATACATGATATCCTAAAGCTCGTGCCTGTTCACGACGCAGCAAGAACTAGTAGTTTGTCCAAAAATTGGAGATATATTTGGGCCATGCTTCCCAGTTTGGTGCTTGATAATCACTTTTGCAATAAATTAGCACTAAAATCTCAATCTGTCCTCAAAGAAACGTTAGACGAGATTCTCTTACAACATCTTGAAGACATCGTGAAATTTGTTCTTGATATTTCAGGAACAGATTTGACTTCATATGCAGATATTGATAGATGGATGCGTTTTGTCACCAGAAATAATGTCAAGGAGCTAATCCTTGGCATGCCAGATCCTAGTACTTATAAACTCCCTTCGCATGTGTTTAATTGTCCAACCCTCACAAATTTGAAACTCTTCAATTGTATCGTCAAACCACCAAATTCTTTTCTTGGCTTTCTGAATCTTACAACCCTCCGTCTAGAAAAAATAACTTTTGTCCCAACCATAAAGTTTTGTGTCATCAATGCCCCCCTTCTTGTCAGCTTGGACGTGACGTATTGTACTGGTACTCAATACCTCAACATTGTCGTCTCATCTGGGTTGAAGCACTTGTCAGTAAGTGAGAGTCACTGTAATCTTGACCTAAATCGCTTTACGACCTGCAAAAAGTTGGCACATTTATCCCTCGTGGTTGCTAGTCCAATATCTGCTGATGAAAGATCAACTTATGAAAAGCTTATTTTTAGCTTGCCTACACTTCAGAAACTTTTTTGA
- the LOC132614907 gene encoding uncharacterized protein LOC132614907, with protein sequence MGQTSYTLELIKSSPNLSKLEILVYGTDCESAEAVMKYLGRPACLDRPLDKLKDVVMRLFEGSKAELLFIKLLFARTPSLVRMDIKQKKAIGTWEERNITRELMRFPRASPKAELFYTTDED encoded by the exons ATGGGTCAGACTTCTTACACTCTCGAATTAATTAAGAGCTCCCCCAATTTGAGTAAACTTGAGATTTTG GTCTATGGCACTGATTGTGAAAGTGCTGAAGCAGTTATGAAATATCTGGGCAGACCAGCCTGCTTGGACCGACCACTCGACAAGCTCAAAGATGTCGTTATGCGTCTTTTTGAGGGTTCAAAAGCTGAACTGCTGTTCATAAAGCTATTGTTTGCTCGTACTCCATCTTTGGTTAGGATGGATATTAAGCAGAAGAAAGCCATAGGGACTTGGGAAGAAAGGAATATCACCAGAGAGTTGATGCGTTTCCCCAGAGCATCTCCCAAGGCTGAGCTATTCTATACGACAGATGAGGATTAG